Proteins from a genomic interval of Clostridium sp. 'deep sea':
- the dprA gene encoding DNA-processing protein DprA, with the protein MSNVEKYALWGLSSIGILTPRRIHTLIARYGSASELWQTPVKEWNIPRMSNIVKSAISKAQQEFDPVSFENNLQKKAIKIITIEDQGYPKRLSHLHDPPLALYVKGELKIDEQDCYLGVVGSRSRKLYGQRVIKDLLPSLIRQGLTIVSGMAYGIDSDSHQCAIDNNGYTIAVIGSGLDDKFISGNFSLVDKILKNGALISEYPPNFEARKWTFPARNRIIAGVSDAVLVVEAGKKSGSLITADFASQLGKEVLAVPGSILSTTSIGTNTLIKNGAKPILASEDIAEEFLTLSVEINKKTKPKLNNELEKKIYSLLNSEPISVDEIVLKLDEKASNIQSTLTILSIRGIIEESAGRLFSIKK; encoded by the coding sequence ATGAGTAATGTAGAAAAATATGCACTATGGGGGTTATCATCTATAGGTATTTTAACACCCAGAAGAATCCATACATTAATAGCTAGGTATGGATCAGCATCTGAGCTTTGGCAAACACCAGTTAAAGAATGGAATATTCCTAGAATGAGCAATATAGTAAAGTCAGCAATTTCAAAAGCTCAGCAAGAGTTCGACCCTGTTTCTTTTGAGAATAACTTACAAAAAAAAGCAATAAAAATAATAACCATAGAAGACCAAGGTTATCCTAAAAGACTAAGTCACTTGCATGACCCTCCATTAGCTTTATATGTAAAAGGAGAGCTTAAAATAGATGAACAAGATTGCTATTTAGGAGTTGTGGGCAGTAGAAGTCGAAAACTATACGGTCAAAGAGTTATAAAAGACCTACTGCCTAGTTTAATTCGTCAAGGGCTTACAATAGTAAGTGGAATGGCTTATGGCATTGATTCTGATTCACACCAATGTGCAATAGACAATAATGGCTATACAATTGCGGTAATTGGATCGGGACTAGATGATAAGTTTATATCAGGTAATTTTTCATTAGTAGACAAAATTCTTAAGAATGGGGCGTTGATTAGTGAGTATCCACCAAATTTTGAAGCAAGAAAATGGACATTTCCAGCAAGAAACCGTATTATAGCAGGTGTGAGTGATGCTGTATTAGTAGTTGAAGCTGGTAAAAAAAGTGGATCATTAATAACTGCGGACTTTGCAAGCCAGCTTGGTAAAGAAGTTTTAGCTGTTCCAGGCAGTATTTTGAGCACAACTAGCATAGGAACTAATACCTTAATAAAAAATGGAGCAAAGCCGATATTAGCTAGTGAAGATATAGCTGAAGAATTTTTAACACTTAGTGTTGAAATAAATAAAAAAACTAAGCCAAAACTAAACAATGAATTAGAGAAAAAAATATATAGCTTACTAAATAGTGAACCAATATCAGTTGATGAAATTGTTTTAAAGCTTGATGAAAAAGCTTCAAATATTCAATCTACTTTAACAATACTATCAATACGTGGAATTATAGAAGAATCGGCTGGTAGACTTTTCTCAATTAAAAAATAA
- a CDS encoding M42 family metallopeptidase: MKFEFNPTYTINFMQKLLNTPSASGYTKDAIELVKNEFKTLGIDSYLTNKGGLIATIKGENDEQQRTISGHVDTLGAMVRSIKAGGTLRLTPVGGYMWNAIEGEYCTIITDEGKKYTGTILFHKPSTHVSRAGRTEKREEHTMEVRLDEKVKNADDVKKLGINAGNFVCFDPRCVVTESGFIKSRHLDDKVNVATILGVAKYIVENNIKLPYTLNMFITNYEEVGHGASYGTPQKTVEFLAIDMGCVGEDLNGSEYEVSICAKDSSGPYDYELRKKLQNIAKDNGVDYCVDIFPFYGSDASAALRAGANIKHALIGPGVHASHSMERTHTDGVVNTAKLLFHYLVSK; the protein is encoded by the coding sequence ATGAAATTTGAATTTAACCCCACTTATACTATTAACTTTATGCAAAAGTTATTAAATACACCTAGTGCATCTGGCTACACCAAGGATGCTATTGAATTAGTAAAAAACGAATTTAAGACTTTAGGTATTGACTCTTATCTTACAAATAAGGGTGGCTTAATAGCTACAATTAAAGGTGAAAATGATGAGCAGCAACGCACCATTTCTGGCCATGTAGATACTTTAGGCGCTATGGTAAGATCAATTAAAGCTGGTGGGACTTTGCGTTTAACACCTGTTGGTGGTTACATGTGGAATGCTATAGAAGGTGAATACTGTACAATAATTACTGATGAAGGAAAAAAATATACAGGAACAATTCTGTTCCACAAACCAAGCACCCATGTTTCACGTGCAGGTCGTACCGAAAAACGTGAAGAACATACTATGGAGGTTCGTTTAGACGAAAAAGTTAAAAATGCCGATGATGTTAAAAAACTTGGCATTAACGCTGGTAACTTTGTTTGCTTTGACCCACGCTGTGTTGTTACTGAATCTGGCTTTATTAAGTCTCGCCATTTAGATGACAAAGTAAATGTTGCTACTATACTGGGCGTTGCTAAGTATATTGTTGAAAACAATATTAAATTACCATACACCTTAAATATGTTTATCACCAACTATGAAGAGGTTGGCCATGGTGCTAGTTATGGTACACCACAAAAAACTGTTGAGTTTTTAGCAATTGACATGGGATGTGTTGGAGAAGACCTAAACGGTAGTGAGTATGAGGTTTCTATCTGTGCCAAAGACTCTAGTGGACCTTATGATTATGAGCTTCGTAAAAAGCTTCAGAACATTGCCAAAGATAATGGTGTTGATTACTGCGTAGATATTTTTCCATTTTATGGGTCAGACGCTAGTGCAGCTTTAAGAGCTGGTGCAAATATTAAACATGCCTTAATTGGACCTGGTGTTCATGCTTCACATTCAATGGAAAGAACCCATACTGATGGAGTAGTAAATACAGCAAAATTATTGTTTCATTACTTAGTTAGTAAATAA
- a CDS encoding DUF4825 domain-containing protein, which translates to MSSKNKVIIVLVSIALIATLIMQFIVLPRIEQNKKEYLKSQQDPMKHSLKSILKYQNKYMGNASNISQLYNNLPLSTISNSLKLNSNELTAEVYYKENTGAIDKTLLKQALIYNATASFALIDNLQKVNYVFTGNTYSITREIVEFWYDTDNLNSLLTEEKWKNEVQKDLNDNDIVGTMFLDFTEGE; encoded by the coding sequence ATGAGTTCTAAAAATAAAGTTATCATAGTACTGGTTTCAATAGCCTTAATAGCAACTTTAATTATGCAGTTTATTGTACTACCCCGTATTGAACAGAACAAAAAAGAGTATCTTAAAAGTCAGCAGGATCCAATGAAACATAGCCTAAAGAGCATTCTAAAGTATCAAAATAAGTATATGGGCAACGCTTCAAATATATCTCAGCTATATAACAACTTGCCACTAAGTACTATTAGTAATAGTCTTAAGCTTAACAGTAATGAGTTAACTGCCGAGGTTTATTATAAGGAAAATACAGGGGCTATAGATAAAACTCTCTTAAAACAAGCTCTTATATATAATGCTACTGCTAGCTTTGCGTTAATAGATAACTTACAAAAAGTTAATTATGTTTTTACGGGCAATACTTATTCTATTACCAGAGAAATAGTAGAGTTTTGGTATGATACTGATAATTTAAATTCATTATTAACAGAAGAGAAATGGAAAAACGAAGTTCAAAAAGATCTTAATGATAATGATATTGTAGGAACTATGTTTTTAGATTTTACAGAGGGAGAGTAG
- a CDS encoding permease prefix domain 1-containing protein: protein MNNLHREVNKLFKHYPHTPKVMEFKEELFSNLQEKVQDLIKEGYSQQQAIKIAIEDVKDFTIDGVITVNKMQYKTELAQLAFIYSLIGLILSIPLMLYSFGRVFNFCTLIITLGLGIRYVGFKSSAKVIDDEIVVDINKIKSMKKLIWILWGTLFTVIIITATAVQFGSNVWFGTAIKVDGPYALGELLSRYYMPLITILIPFYFNHTTNFILNYKGDELNEF from the coding sequence TTGAATAATTTGCATAGAGAAGTAAATAAATTATTTAAACATTATCCCCATACCCCAAAAGTTATGGAGTTTAAAGAAGAGTTGTTTTCTAATTTACAAGAAAAAGTGCAAGACTTAATAAAAGAGGGTTATTCACAGCAACAAGCTATTAAAATTGCCATTGAAGATGTTAAAGATTTTACAATAGATGGAGTAATAACAGTTAATAAAATGCAGTATAAAACTGAGCTAGCACAACTAGCTTTTATTTATAGCTTAATTGGCTTAATATTAAGCATACCTTTAATGTTATATAGCTTTGGTAGAGTATTTAATTTTTGCACCTTAATCATAACATTAGGTTTAGGTATAAGATATGTAGGATTTAAATCAAGCGCTAAGGTGATTGATGATGAAATTGTTGTAGATATAAATAAAATAAAAAGCATGAAAAAACTTATTTGGATACTTTGGGGCACTTTGTTTACTGTTATTATTATAACAGCAACAGCAGTACAGTTTGGTAGTAATGTATGGTTTGGAACTGCAATAAAAGTAGATGGACCCTATGCTTTAGGAGAATTGTTGTCTAGGTATTATATGCCTCTAATTACGATACTAATTCCTTTTTACTTTAATCACACTACTAATTTTATACTCAATTATAAAGGAGATGAGCTAAATGAGTTCTAA
- a CDS encoding PadR family transcriptional regulator: MKESIINSNLIRGNIDTIILRVLITADSYGYQIIKTIYNDSEKIYQLKEPSLYTSLRRLEKQRYIKSYWGNESQGGRRKYYSITASGKLAYHNNLSEWKQAQKLINKLIESQKEG, encoded by the coding sequence GTGAAAGAAAGCATTATTAATAGTAATTTAATAAGAGGCAATATTGACACTATTATACTAAGGGTTTTAATTACAGCAGATAGTTATGGTTATCAAATAATTAAAACTATTTATAATGATAGTGAAAAAATTTATCAGCTAAAAGAACCTTCTTTATATACCAGCTTACGTAGGCTAGAAAAACAAAGGTATATTAAATCATACTGGGGTAATGAAAGCCAAGGCGGAAGAAGAAAATATTATAGCATTACTGCTAGTGGTAAGCTTGCCTATCATAATAACCTAAGTGAATGGAAGCAGGCCCAAAAGTTAATAAATAAATTAATTGAGAGTCAAAAGGAGGGCTAG
- a CDS encoding DUF3788 domain-containing protein — MYERFYNKNEKPTLEKILETIGECKAVLFNELLSFLNDFYDLSTDIKYPFGNKYGWGIKCSHKTKHLCYIFPEKHSFTITIQIGTNEVEKLQNVFATFLPKTQELWQNRYPCGSGGWLHYRVFTHNELQDVKKLITIKKNPPKK, encoded by the coding sequence ATGTATGAAAGATTTTATAACAAAAATGAAAAACCAACATTAGAAAAAATTCTTGAAACAATAGGGGAATGTAAAGCAGTGCTTTTTAATGAACTGTTATCCTTTTTAAATGATTTTTATGACCTATCAACTGATATTAAATACCCTTTTGGAAATAAATATGGTTGGGGTATAAAATGTAGCCATAAAACTAAGCATTTATGTTATATATTTCCTGAAAAACATTCTTTTACTATAACTATCCAAATAGGCACAAATGAGGTTGAGAAACTGCAAAATGTTTTTGCAACGTTTTTACCTAAAACCCAAGAATTATGGCAAAATCGCTACCCTTGTGGTAGTGGTGGTTGGCTTCATTATAGAGTTTTTACTCATAATGAATTACAAGATGTTAAAAAGCTAATAACAATAAAGAAAAATCCACCCAAAAAGTAA
- a CDS encoding M1 family aminopeptidase, producing the protein METLINVNFNVQKKSYTANMKILHCKHIIDMDSFIIHKNITIKKLLVNNIAVTWQYSNSTISYMPEGKTLTLNINPNLINKSLNTVEFDFEGHISLTEYDLNRISNSFIELNLYSPWYPVIKDFNQSKTTITVKGLQDYFIIKGNKKNDVWNIAINDFDSYIIGYNNPIIKTVNTKFCTVNIVAAKNSNILMLSKNMIGEVLNYCNNTLKSSISDAILDIAVVPRTNGGGYCRRNLIVSPEDNYQNNEWKFDMFLLHEVSHLWFTGANTNSWEDWLNESFAEYISLLYIEQKYGKKYYNFKIDNYIEITKDCAAIKGSNRHSKEGAKIRYKGTLLLHNLRKQFGIDVIKDVFNILIKLPTKTTDNLIKKLNYYNNKVASFITSGIK; encoded by the coding sequence ATGGAAACCCTTATTAATGTAAATTTTAATGTCCAAAAAAAATCCTATACCGCCAATATGAAGATATTACACTGTAAACATATTATTGATATGGATAGCTTTATAATACATAAAAATATTACAATAAAAAAGCTACTTGTGAACAATATTGCTGTAACCTGGCAATATAGCAATTCAACTATTTCTTATATGCCAGAAGGTAAAACTTTAACTTTAAATATTAACCCTAATCTTATTAATAAAAGCCTAAATACTGTTGAATTTGACTTTGAAGGTCATATTTCTCTAACTGAGTATGACTTAAACAGAATAAGTAATAGCTTTATTGAACTTAATTTGTATTCTCCATGGTATCCAGTAATTAAAGATTTTAATCAATCAAAAACTACAATTACAGTAAAAGGATTACAAGATTATTTTATTATAAAAGGTAACAAAAAAAATGATGTATGGAATATAGCTATTAATGATTTTGATAGCTATATAATAGGATATAACAACCCTATTATTAAAACAGTTAATACTAAATTTTGCACAGTAAATATTGTTGCAGCTAAAAACAGCAATATTTTAATGTTATCAAAAAATATGATTGGCGAGGTACTAAATTATTGTAATAATACTCTTAAGAGCTCTATCAGTGATGCAATTCTTGATATTGCTGTAGTGCCAAGAACTAATGGTGGAGGTTATTGCCGTAGAAATTTAATTGTCTCTCCTGAAGATAATTATCAAAATAATGAATGGAAATTTGATATGTTTTTACTACATGAAGTCTCTCATTTATGGTTTACTGGTGCAAATACAAATAGTTGGGAAGATTGGCTTAATGAAAGTTTTGCAGAATATATATCTTTACTTTATATTGAACAGAAATATGGGAAAAAATACTATAATTTTAAGATTGATAATTATATTGAAATAACAAAAGATTGTGCAGCAATAAAAGGTTCTAATCGACATAGTAAAGAGGGTGCAAAAATAAGATATAAAGGTACACTTTTATTACATAATTTACGAAAACAATTTGGTATTGATGTTATTAAAGATGTATTTAATATTTTAATTAAATTACCAACTAAAACTACTGATAACTTAATTAAAAAACTTAATTACTATAACAATAAGGTTGCCAGTTTCATAACATCTGGCATTAAATAA
- a CDS encoding PP2C family serine/threonine-protein phosphatase, which produces MHQKQKKYLLIFIILILSLPIFDYSSPSLFQFIVKNITNAFYVTLFIFSISVYYARNKKAYFALAITCIAGYATILVFDHNGQVVYGLLGAALMQVIIWPFYYFTTYKYHSYDLRALSIIGVGFHGLSIISYLISKGFYEQYGLYFDLYYFISLTYVLYIANWNRLVQRLQKELVEVREIKEKREVELEHQLQIARQVQARTLPKGNEIKDVNIALRYEPLWQVGGDFCSIILPGTTFFEKQLRESRELSHCGLLVGDVIGKGPAAALIMSDIIASTQMMGYGRIKPSETLQKLNERLYVKEGTNLPYLATACYLAIDIDLKEFTVASAGHEPPLMYRVETGELEIIKTHGVMLGVDIDVGEYEEKKIKYKKGDKLILYTDGLVDMMPSSISMKNLIKQFGNLSANEMMSSLSPYLPNKENVTEHYDDYLIIILEFEGE; this is translated from the coding sequence ATGCATCAAAAGCAAAAAAAATACCTATTAATATTTATAATTTTAATTTTAAGCTTACCAATATTTGATTATAGTAGTCCATCTTTATTTCAGTTTATTGTAAAGAATATAACAAATGCATTTTATGTAACTTTATTTATCTTTTCAATATCTGTCTACTATGCTCGAAATAAGAAGGCTTACTTTGCATTAGCAATAACTTGTATTGCTGGTTATGCAACTATATTAGTTTTTGACCATAATGGACAAGTTGTTTATGGACTATTGGGGGCAGCATTAATGCAGGTTATTATTTGGCCATTTTATTATTTTACAACATATAAATATCATAGTTATGATTTAAGAGCACTATCAATTATAGGGGTAGGATTTCATGGATTATCAATTATTTCATATTTAATATCTAAAGGATTTTATGAGCAATATGGTTTGTATTTTGATTTGTATTATTTTATTTCTTTAACCTATGTTTTGTATATAGCTAACTGGAATAGGCTTGTTCAAAGACTGCAAAAAGAATTAGTAGAGGTCAGAGAAATAAAAGAGAAACGTGAGGTAGAGTTAGAACATCAGTTACAAATAGCTCGCCAAGTACAAGCTCGTACTTTACCAAAAGGAAACGAAATAAAAGATGTTAATATTGCTTTAAGATACGAGCCACTATGGCAGGTTGGAGGAGATTTTTGCAGTATTATATTACCTGGTACAACATTCTTTGAAAAACAGCTTAGAGAATCACGAGAACTCAGTCATTGTGGTTTGTTGGTGGGAGATGTAATAGGTAAAGGCCCTGCAGCTGCTTTAATAATGAGTGACATAATAGCGAGTACTCAAATGATGGGTTACGGAAGAATAAAACCCTCTGAAACACTGCAAAAGCTAAATGAAAGGTTGTATGTAAAAGAGGGTACCAATTTACCTTATTTAGCAACAGCATGTTATTTAGCCATAGATATAGATTTAAAAGAATTTACAGTTGCGAGTGCAGGTCATGAACCACCATTAATGTATCGAGTTGAAACAGGTGAATTAGAAATAATAAAAACACATGGAGTAATGTTAGGGGTAGATATAGACGTAGGTGAATATGAAGAAAAAAAGATAAAATATAAAAAAGGAGATAAACTTATACTCTACACAGATGGTTTGGTTGATATGATGCCATCAAGTATTAGTATGAAGAATTTAATTAAGCAGTTTGGTAATTTATCTGCTAACGAAATGATGAGTAGCTTATCACCTTATTTACCAAATAAGGAGAATGTTACAGAACATTATGATGACTACTTAATTATAATACTTGAATTTGAAGGAGAATAA
- a CDS encoding helix-turn-helix domain-containing protein: MEWITKMKVAINYIENNILDNINLSELSKILCCSEYEFQRFFSFIIGISLYEYIMKRRLSLAGYDVQNSNEKIIDIATKYCYKSHSSFTRAFKEFHGVTPSYVRNSEKIKLNVYPHFTFLLSFGGLNTMEHRIIELPATKMARSGDKDIWEFGKWWPTIAAQEKGLLFPKDFWWNNEKTGRPEWLYAIPEGLTDTNGYEVFDFPGGLYAVTTTYDEDEEKTKAYHSLKKWIEQSDCFELANENNDPTYHNRYGMGHVSSPKGFIRHQFTIFIPIINKM; encoded by the coding sequence GTGGAGTGGATTACAAAAATGAAAGTAGCTATCAATTATATTGAGAATAATATTTTAGATAATATTAACTTATCTGAGCTCTCTAAAATACTATGTTGTTCAGAGTACGAGTTTCAACGCTTTTTCTCTTTTATTATTGGTATATCTTTGTATGAGTATATTATGAAAAGGAGACTGTCTTTAGCAGGCTATGATGTGCAAAATAGTAATGAAAAGATTATTGACATAGCTACAAAATATTGTTATAAATCACATTCATCATTTACACGTGCGTTTAAAGAATTTCATGGTGTAACACCGTCATACGTAAGAAACAGTGAAAAGATAAAACTGAATGTATATCCACACTTCACCTTTTTATTATCATTTGGAGGATTGAATACAATGGAACATCGCATTATTGAATTACCTGCAACTAAAATGGCTAGATCAGGAGATAAGGATATTTGGGAGTTTGGAAAGTGGTGGCCTACTATTGCTGCTCAAGAAAAAGGTTTGTTGTTTCCTAAGGACTTTTGGTGGAACAACGAAAAAACTGGACGTCCAGAATGGCTATATGCAATTCCAGAAGGTTTAACAGATACAAATGGTTATGAAGTGTTTGATTTTCCTGGAGGTTTATATGCTGTAACTACAACCTATGATGAAGATGAAGAGAAAACTAAAGCATATCATTCGTTAAAGAAATGGATTGAACAAAGTGATTGCTTTGAACTAGCCAATGAAAATAATGATCCTACCTACCATAATCGCTATGGAATGGGTCATGTTTCATCACCAAAAGGATTCATAAGGCATCAATTTACTATCTTTATTCCAATTATTAATAAGATGTAA
- a CDS encoding M1 family aminopeptidase, whose product MKPFLIFFREVKRIFRERFTLLFIALTTAGVVWYCLNSSGFTASDAFILNPSKNSAKLGALLFTLLTLIQLHRDYKNKTDSIVFTYTNPIFYQIRRTLALICVAVVTALIVSVFVLPYALIKAGAYFQADVFAASWYLIFLGSLVLSVLLSSGMYMLFKRVSVAFIAMVALIMLSIKLEYQYNFDPSYLIFWVQTKTRLFSDLISNQFQIDLILYNRLFCMLTAMGVWFLGLCSLRRYGLGLIGSFVSNARCVWLPGFLIITVAFSGVSYAAEPIFDKSIPRDMKPVYDSGTGISVVFSSNDEDEKTNTDLLQFKRYAEVEIDTDKRRVSGKVKYTLQNLTSEEQILPVLVNPGYRIEDVLVNGQPVDANRGDIEECNHATWYINLPSDTKIVLELSYCGRPKNNGSLKRVDTGICSEYVDLPSLGVCPKVDTEVSENCIYSGIITLDEYLTPVFYNGKAKKFGTENGKIQWNYTRGGFMAAEYCTRTFEAGGLEIDFVYFKKHDKDIADMDAVNVMKAAINYFTEVYGALTYQNNLIMLELPASSSGGFAMGNISAMDETCFYMAGYLPNESDNPHYQGGIETIVHEIAHQWWGLATYPMHDGESYWSAEGVTCYSTYRFMEHYFGEDYAKKNFVDIWKKSWNKYKKAFCVQNPEYLEKLSNKDASSIKCTLNNIGLYDIMPLQLLKAEEALGGTKALQYKLSQLYQAYLNNTITYEDFLSLTGLSREELDIA is encoded by the coding sequence ATGAAACCTTTTTTAATTTTTTTTCGGGAAGTGAAACGGATCTTTCGTGAGCGCTTTACCTTACTATTTATAGCCCTCACAACAGCAGGGGTCGTGTGGTACTGCCTGAATTCCAGCGGTTTCACTGCCTCGGATGCTTTTATTCTTAATCCGTCCAAAAATAGTGCAAAATTAGGCGCACTACTCTTTACGTTGCTGACACTAATACAGCTTCACAGAGACTATAAGAATAAAACTGACAGCATAGTCTTTACATACACAAACCCAATTTTTTACCAAATACGGCGCACCCTAGCGCTTATCTGCGTCGCTGTTGTCACAGCACTTATTGTATCAGTATTTGTACTACCTTATGCGCTTATTAAGGCAGGAGCATATTTTCAAGCGGATGTCTTTGCCGCTTCATGGTATCTGATTTTTCTGGGATCACTGGTGCTTTCCGTCTTGCTGTCATCAGGAATGTATATGCTCTTTAAACGGGTGTCGGTAGCTTTTATCGCCATGGTTGCCCTAATCATGCTTTCAATAAAGCTTGAATATCAGTATAACTTTGACCCCAGTTACCTGATTTTTTGGGTTCAGACAAAAACTAGATTATTTTCCGATTTAATAAGCAACCAGTTTCAGATTGATTTAATCTTATATAACCGCCTTTTCTGTATGCTGACGGCTATGGGCGTGTGGTTTCTGGGGCTGTGTTCTCTCAGGCGGTATGGCCTGGGGCTTATCGGCTCCTTTGTTAGCAATGCACGGTGTGTTTGGTTGCCTGGTTTTTTGATAATCACAGTTGCTTTTTCGGGAGTAAGCTATGCGGCAGAGCCGATATTCGATAAGAGTATTCCCAGAGACATGAAACCAGTATATGATTCTGGAACTGGCATCAGCGTAGTATTTTCAAGCAACGATGAGGATGAAAAAACAAATACAGATCTACTGCAGTTTAAAAGGTATGCTGAAGTAGAGATCGATACCGACAAACGTAGGGTATCTGGAAAAGTAAAATATACCCTTCAAAACCTCACTAGTGAGGAACAGATCCTCCCCGTACTTGTCAATCCTGGCTATAGGATTGAGGATGTGCTGGTAAACGGTCAGCCAGTTGATGCCAATCGTGGTGATATTGAAGAATGTAACCACGCAACATGGTATATCAACCTTCCTTCCGATACGAAAATTGTACTGGAATTAAGTTACTGTGGCAGACCTAAGAATAACGGTTCCTTAAAACGAGTTGATACTGGTATCTGTAGTGAATATGTTGATCTCCCTAGCTTGGGCGTATGCCCAAAAGTAGACACGGAGGTTTCAGAGAATTGTATTTACTCAGGTATTATAACCCTGGATGAGTACCTTACGCCGGTATTTTATAATGGAAAAGCCAAAAAATTTGGTACAGAAAACGGAAAAATACAGTGGAATTATACAAGAGGCGGTTTTATGGCAGCAGAGTACTGCACCAGAACCTTTGAAGCGGGCGGTCTTGAGATAGATTTTGTCTACTTTAAAAAACATGATAAAGATATAGCCGACATGGACGCCGTCAATGTCATGAAAGCAGCTATCAATTATTTTACTGAAGTCTACGGGGCATTGACCTATCAAAATAATCTAATTATGCTGGAGCTACCAGCCAGTTCTTCAGGTGGATTCGCAATGGGTAATATAAGTGCGATGGATGAAACCTGTTTTTACATGGCGGGATATCTTCCAAATGAGTCAGACAATCCCCACTACCAAGGTGGTATTGAGACTATTGTACATGAAATAGCCCATCAGTGGTGGGGACTTGCTACCTATCCCATGCATGACGGGGAGTCCTACTGGTCTGCAGAGGGAGTAACCTGCTACAGCACCTACCGTTTCATGGAACATTACTTCGGAGAAGATTATGCTAAGAAAAATTTTGTAGATATATGGAAAAAAAGCTGGAATAAATATAAAAAAGCCTTTTGTGTACAGAATCCCGAATACTTGGAGAAGCTTTCAAACAAAGACGCGTCAAGTATTAAGTGTACCCTAAATAATATCGGGTTATATGATATTATGCCGCTCCAGTTGTTGAAGGCGGAAGAAGCCCTTGGTGGTACGAAGGCTCTTCAGTATAAATTGTCACAGCTCTACCAGGCGTATTTAAATAACACTATCACTTATGAAGACTTTTTGTCCTTAACTGGACTAAGTAGGGAGGAATTAGACATTGCGTAA
- a CDS encoding ATP-binding cassette domain-containing protein, translating to MKIELNNISKIYKGGKTALKNVNLTFASPSLVGLVGPNGAGKSTLMKLLTTNLLQSSGEIFLDGLLLGKQENKLKSSLGYLPQEFGLFEDLTVVQFLDYMAALKNFDTKTAKAEIDRVITLTNMQDKCRAKIRTLSGGQKQRVGIAQSLLGDPKLLIFDEPTVGLDPAERVAFRNLFAAAAKSRLVILSTHIIEDVQSACDQLIVLNKGELLYLGTPEELMTARRAFSLESAYMALLNGRECA from the coding sequence TTGAAAATTGAATTGAACAACATCAGCAAGATTTATAAGGGTGGAAAGACTGCTCTTAAAAATGTTAACCTTACGTTTGCAAGTCCCAGTTTGGTTGGTCTAGTAGGGCCGAACGGAGCCGGAAAAAGTACATTGATGAAGCTGCTTACCACCAATCTTCTACAAAGTTCAGGAGAGATTTTCCTTGATGGCCTTCTTCTTGGCAAACAGGAAAATAAGCTTAAATCAAGCCTTGGCTACCTGCCACAGGAGTTTGGTTTATTTGAAGACCTAACGGTCGTCCAGTTTCTAGACTATATGGCGGCACTCAAAAATTTTGACACAAAGACAGCAAAGGCAGAAATCGACAGGGTTATTACTCTTACCAATATGCAGGACAAGTGCAGGGCAAAGATCCGGACCTTGTCAGGTGGACAAAAACAGAGGGTAGGCATAGCCCAGTCACTACTAGGTGACCCAAAGCTACTGATTTTTGACGAACCTACTGTTGGCCTCGACCCTGCCGAACGCGTTGCTTTTCGCAACCTCTTTGCAGCTGCCGCCAAAAGCAGGCTGGTCATCCTATCAACACATATCATTGAAGACGTTCAATCGGCATGCGATCAGCTTATTGTGTTAAACAAAGGCGAATTACTCTATTTAGGGACACCAGAAGAACTAATGACAGCAAGAAGAGCTTTCTCTCTGGAATCGGCATATATGGCGTTACTTAACGGGAGGGAATGTGCATGA